DNA sequence from the Candidatus Limnocylindrales bacterium genome:
GGGCAGGACGGCCGGAGTGGTCCCGGCTCAGCGCGCAGTCGTCACCGTGCGAACGTCCGGCGCCGGCGACGTGGCGGAATTCGAGAGCTGCTCGCGACGCCACTCGATCCGGCCGCGCGCCCGCTCGATGCTGCGCTCGTCTTCGCTGCGGAGCGGGCCGCAGCGCGCCAGTGCCTGCGCCGCCAGCCACTCGGGAAGAGCGGCATCCTGCTCGTGTGCGATGCTCATCGCGCTGCGAAGCATGGTGCGGGCGTCGCGCATGCCGCCGCCGCCGCGGTGCACGAAGATCCGCGCACGCTGGCGCCAGACGTCCGACAGAAAGCAGCGGTCGCCGTTGCGCTCGGCCGATGTGATCGCGTCCTCGTTGATCTGCAATGCCTGATCGACATCGCCCGCGCGCAGCCAGGCGTCGGCGCAGAGCAGGGAATAGACGACGTCGTCCCATGCTTCGCCGCTTGCGCGCCGTCGCAACTGCAGCGTTCTCATCTTGTCGGCGACGGCCGGCGCCATCCTGACGCGTGCCCAGTCGCGCACGATGGACGCGCCGGTGACGTAGCTGGGGAAGCCGTGCTCGGTATCGATGGCGAGAACGCGGCCGCTCCACGCGGCGGCCGACTCGCGGTCCTCACGCCGCACCGCCTCGATCATCCGGTTGTGGGCGAGGTCGATGACATCGACGAGATTGCCTTCGCTCTGGGCTACCCGGGCGCCGCGTTCGAAACACTCCTGTGCCTGCTGCAGGTAGCCGCGCGCGGTCAGCACCAGGCCCTGGTATGTGGCCGACATTCTCTCCACGTTGACGTCGGCGGGGATTTCCGCGTCCTTCGGCAGTGCCAGCGCGCGTTCGAGCAATGCGCTCGCCTGCACGAACCTTCCGCTGATGCCCTCGGCCAGTCCATGGAAGCAGTACGCGGCGGATCGGAGCGTCGGCTCGTGCTCCTCGGCAATGGCAACCAGGCGCTCGCAGTCGGCAAAGCTCTCGGCGACGCGGCCACGGCGCATCAGATAGCCGGCGTTGATCATGTGGGATTGGAAGGTCGTGCGGTGATCGCCCACCTCGGCTCCGAGGGCACAGGCCTGGGCGGTCAGCGCCTCGATGCGTGTGTCGGTGGCGCCGACGCCGAAGAAGCGCGCTGCCGCGCTTCGCATGATGAGGACAGCCTTGGTGGCGCGTAGCGACGGCGACTCGGGCAGTCTCGCCGCGGCCGCCAGTGCCTGCTCGAGCCGGTCGGCGGCGGCGACGAAGCTCAGGCGCCGCGCAGCGGTGCGTGCCGCTGCCACTTCGTATTTGAGGATGCGCACGAGGTCCCCGAGCTCGTGTGCGTGCGCCAGCAACCGCATCAGGACAGGGGACGGATCGTCGAGGTAGCCGCTTTCCAGGCGCTCGCAGACGAGGCGCTGCCACTGCGCCCGGCGTGCCGGCGGAATCCGGTCGCGAAGCGGCGCGCGAAGCAGCGCGTGGCGGAATGCGTACGTGCGAGCGCTCGTGCCGTCAGGCCAGGTCTCGACCTCGCCCGACTCGATGAGAAAGTTGCGCCTGGCCAGGTCGAAGAGACCGTCCTCGGCGCATCCGTCGCCGGTGGCGGCGACCACTTCCCGCACATCGAAGCGGTGACCCGCCAGTGCAGCTGCCTCGAGCGCCTGCACGGTACGCTCGTCCAGAAGCTCGAGACGATGCTCGATCAGGTGCTGCACGGCCTGCGCCCGAGACGGAGCCAGGGCCGTGGCGATGTCCGGTTCGAGATGGCCGGCGGCGATGCCGTCGATGAGTCCACGATCGTTCCAGTCGTCGATGAGGCAGCACGCCAGCAGCGGGTGGCCTCCGGAGAGCGAGTGCAGTGCACGGCGTAGCCGCGGCGAGGCTGCGCCGACGACGCCGTGCGCCTCGAGGAGGGTCGTGATGGCCTCCGGCGACAGCGGCGACATATCTATGGACACCACGCGCGCTGCATCCACGCTCGCTCCGGCAAGGATTCCGGCGGGGCACCCGCGAATGCTCAGCTCATGCGGCCGCGCGGCGCACACGATCAGCAGCGGAGCATGGTCGCGGCCACGGCTGAGGGCATCGACGACCGAGATCGTGCCGCTGTCGGCCCAGTGCACGTCGTCCAGAAAGATGAGCGTCGGTCGCTGACGCGCCAGCGCGCCGAAGAGCGCGACGCCTTCGCGCGGCATGCGCTGACTGCTGCCCATCTGCTGGCGGTCGAAAGGCTGCGTCTGCAGACCCAGCTCGGCTGCCCAGGTCGGAGCGGTGGTCGCCAACAATTCGGCAAGACCCTCTTCGCCGGACGCGAGCCATGCTTGCAGCACCGACAACAGCGCACCGTAGGGCTCGGGATCCGGCCCGGCGTCGAGGCAAACCGTGCGGCCGATGCGCAGGTCGGGCGCCGGGCCCGGGTCGCGCGCGAAGCGGTCGAGCAGCGTGGTCTTGCCCATGCCGGCATCGCCGAGGACGAGCGCGACGCGCACCGAGCTGGCGAGGCTTTGCGCAAGCAGGCGTCGGAGCAAGAGCAGCTCCCTGTCGCGGCCGACGAAGGCTTTCGCATGGGCCGTTGCGTCATCCGGAACGTAGGTGACGGGGGCGACGAAGCGGTAGCCGCGCCCGTGCACGGATTCGATGTACAGCGGCGGCGAGGAGGTGTCGCCGAGAATGGAACGAAGGCGCCGGATGGTGCGGCCGACGGTTTCGGAGCTCGCCGCTCCTTCAGCCCATGCGGCCGTGGCCAGGGCATCGGCCGCAATCAGCTCGCCCGGCTTTTCCAGGAGGCAGCGCAGTACAGACCAGAGTTGGCCCGTGATCTTGATCGGACGGCCCCCACGGCGGAGCTCGCCGTTGGTGCTGTCGAGATGAAACGCCCCGAAAATGAAGCCCGCCACCGGCCGCCCCCCGAAAGGGATGATGGCCGCCGGCAATATCCGATCGCCATACTGATGCCAAGGTCAATGAGAAGATTTTCCGCCATGACGCGGTGCGAACCCTCCCATGGAAGGCTCGGGAGGATCCGCACCGGTCGTGCCCGCGGAGCCGGTATAGGGCGGTTTTCGGCGTGGCAGCTCGGGCGAGGGGCAGTCGGCCCGATGCCTTCCGCAGGCGACGGACCCGCGGCGATGGCGGGACCGGGGCCGCACATTCCTTGTGCGACCCCAGCCTGGTGAATCGCGGCGATGCCGGCGTGTACTACGCGCAGCGCCGCCAGCGTCTGCCTTTCAGAGCCCGCCGCGGACCGCCCGCACCGGATTGGCGAACCCCTTCGATGTCGTCGACACGCCGCCGTCGGCAAAGTGGACATACCACCAGTTGACTGGCCCGGTGTGCTGGGTCGTCGAGGACCAGTGCGCTTGGAATGGTGTGCAGCTGCAGCCCGGGTCGAGGAAGCTGCAGCCGACGCTGCATAGATTGAATGCGCCGAATGTGGCCGGGTGGCTGGTTCCGAGGTTGACCAGCGTCAGGAGCTCGGCCCTGTTCGGCAGCCGCCAGTCGGTGTAGCCGGCGAAGCTCGCGCCATTCAGCGCCGTGATTTTCGAGAAGGGATCCGTGCCAGGATAGGTATTGTCCTTGTCATGCACGGTACCGTCATCGGACAGCTTCTCCCACATCAGGCCGGTGATGTTGTCGGTGATCGTGCCGTCGCCGTTGTCCGTGAAGCTGTGCGCCACACCGGCCTGGTACTCGCCATCCTGTCCCGTTCCCGCGCAGGGAATGATCGTGCCGGCGTTGGTGTAGCAGTTGGTCTGCCCCGTCTTCAGCGCGCCCAGTTTGCCCGCGCAGGTGCCGAGATCGTCGTCGCAATCGCCGAGATCCTGGTTGCAGGTCGACAGGTCGCCGGCACAGGTCACCGGATCGGATAGCAGCGGCGCGCCGGCGAGGGCGTCCTCCACCGATGTGATGCAGGCATCGAGGAAGTCCTGAACGTCGCTCTCGTCGCCGTTGCTGGGGCACGCGCCGTCGGCCTTGCCCTCGAGCGACTGCCACTTGTGCGAATACTTCTCCGTGCAGACCAGCACCGCCTCGTCGTAGCCGGCGGTGTCGATCTGCCCTCCCGCGACGAACTTCTGCTGCGCCTTGTGCATGCAGGCCGCGTATTTGCCGGCAGTGCCGTTCTTGCCGGCCTCGCACTTCTCGGCCGCGGTGGCGGCGATGGCCGGAGCGGCGGCTACGGTCAGAGCCGCCATGGCCGCCGCGACGATCCCCCAGTGCCGCGTGCGACCAACCAATGAGTTGCCCCTGCAGTTCGATTCCATATCTCTCCTCGCCCTTGTGTTTTCCCACACGCGACGGCCTTCGGGCACGGACCGTCGTCGCTGCGGCGGAGGCGCGGTTGCGCGGCTCCGATGCAACGCGCGCACCTTAGCGAGCCGCCGCCGCAGGCATTTGCGCGGTTTGGAGCTTGTCCGGAATTTGTCCGGATTTTGTGCGCCGGGCCTGTCGACCACGGCGTCGGGCATGGGAATGGAGGCGCGACCTGGCGGGACCGCCGGGACGTAGTGACAGCCCGACGGGCCGAACCGGTCTGTCGAGGCCGTCCGCTACGCCGGACAGCTCAGCTCGATGTTCTGGCCCACCGCGGCCTTCAGGATGCGAAGGGCATCGCTGGCGGTGGTGCCGCCGGCGGAGTCGACGTTGCAGACCTGCGGAACGCAGGTTGCCTGACCGACCGCGGCGCGCAGCGTGAAAAGCGCGTCGCTGGCGGTGGGGTTGTTGCCGGGCGAGTTCGTCGGCTTGCCGCACGGCACCAGCTCGCAGTCGGCCGCGCAGCGCTCGCCGGGCGAGAAGGCGACGTTGCCGTCGTCACATTCCTCGGCGGCGCCGACGCTCCCGTCGCCGCAGACGTTGCAGTTGCCGCTGCCCAGGCACACGCCCTGCGTACAGGAATCCTCCTGCGTGCAGATGTTGCCGTCGTCGCACGGATCGCCCTCGTTGCCGGGGATGGAAACGCACTGGTCTTCCTCCTCCTCGCAGGCCCCTTCGAGGCAGGTGCCGTTGAAGAGGCTGCAGTCGCGCGGCGATCCCTCGCAGGCGCCTTGCGTGCAGAACGTAGAGACGGTGCAGAACAGATCATCGTCGCACGCCTGCCCTTCGTTGGCGGGCACCGAGACGCAGGCGTCATCCTGCTCGTCGCAGACGCCTTCGCCGCACGGTCCGTCGAGCCCGTCGCAGTCGACCGGCTCACCGGGCAGGCAGCCGGCATTCTCGTCGCACCGCTCCTGGCCGTTGCAGAAGAGGTTGTCGGCGCAGGCGGCATCGTTCTCGCTTGCCGTGCACGCATTGGCCTGCTCGTCGCACGAGTCGGTGGTGCAGGGGACGCCGTCGTCGCACGCGCGCGGCGTTCCGGTGCATGCGAAGTTCGTGCAGACGTCGTCGACGGTGCAGAACTGGCCGTCGTTGCAGCTCTCGGTCGTGGGCAGCTCGGTGCAGCCTTCCTGAAGGTCGCAGACGTTCTGCGTGCAAGGGTCGTCGTCGGCGCATTCGCCGTCATCGGCGGCATGCTGGCACGCTTCGTCGAAGCAGGTATCCAACGTGCAGTCGATCTCGTCGTCGCAGCAGCGTGGGTCCTCGACGGTCTCCCATCCAAGATCCGCCATCACGTCCAGCGTCAGCGCCAGATTCTGGTTCACGCCGACCAGGAACGGCTCCATCAGCTGGTTGGGCGTGATGTCGGTGTCGAAATGCGCCACCGAGGAGCCCGCCTCGTAGACGGCGGGTGCGTACATCTGGAGGCGGCCGTCGTTGCGGCGCCCGCTCGTGATGCTTCCGCTGCCGTGGCGCACGTTCGGGCCGAACCACAGCAGGTTGCCGTCATCGCGCATGGCGATCTTGCGCTGCGCATCCGACATCTGCGACACGCGCCTGGGAGTGATTTGCGGGTCTTCCAGCCACAGGGTGAAGGCATCGTCCAAGCCATGAAACTTGCTGCCGGTGTTCGGGTCGAGCAGATCGAGAAAGCCGAGGCCGTGGCCGATCTCGTGAAGCACGACGCTCAGGAAGTCGACGTCGTCTCCGCTGTTGCCATCGAGGCCGTAGTAGAAATCGCGCGCACCGAGCACCGTCGGGTTGTCGACGGCGCTGTTGAATTGGGCGTCGATCTCGGGGTCGGGCGTGCCCAGGCTGTCGAGGTCGATGCCTGCCATCTGGTTGGCCAGTGCCGAGGGATACCAGGTCGACGGGCGCTCGGCGCCGGCGAAGTCGCGCCACACCGACCATGGCGAAGCGCTGCCGAGAATCGCCGACATCGCGGTGCCGCCGAGGTTGTCGAACCTGGCCATGATCTGCACGGGGACGGTGCCGCCGAGCCTGTCGCCCCAGAGATCGGCGCCGTGCTGAAACGCGATCAGCCGCTGCGCGCCGCGCGTGGTCCCGGTGTTGCCGCCGACGGGGGCGACCACCGTGGCATCATTGAAGCCTTCGCCGGCACCGTCGCCGTTGACCACCGTGATGTTCAGCGCATGGGCTGGAGCCACGAGCCAGACGCAAAAGGCGAATGTCAGGACGGAATTCCATCTCACGTGGCTCCTACCTCCAGGACTGCAGCGACCTCTATCGCAGTCGAAGAGGCGGGCACAAGCGGCGGGAAGGCGTCGACCGCACCCGTGTCAGGTCTTGTGCCCGAGCGTGAAGTAGATCGTCGCGCCCTGATCGGCCGCGCCTTCGGCCCACACGCGTCCGCCGTGGATGCCGACGATGCGCTTGACGGTGGCCAGCCCGACGCCGTGCCCCTCGAATTCGCGCGGTGAATGCAGGCGCTGGAACGGCGTGAACAGGCGGCTGGCCTGCGAGGGGTCGAAGCCGACGCCGTCGTCGCGGACGTAGAACACCCGCTCGTCGCCCACCTGCACCGATGCCAGCTCGATGCGCGCGCTGTCGTGCGTGCCCGTGAATTTCCAGCTGTTGCGCAGCAGGTTGTCGAGCAGCACCTCCAGCAGGCGCGGCTCGCCTTCCACGCGCAGGTCGGGCTCGATGACGAACTCGACGCGGCGCTGCGGCTCCGAGGCCGCCAGCGCATCGGCCAGCGAGCGGGCGATGGCGCTGAGGTCGACGCTCTCGCGGCGCGGCTCCGAGCGCGCGATGCGCGACAGCGTCAGCAGTGCGTCGATCAGCTCGCCCATGCGCTGGCAGGTCGCACGCACGCGCTCGAGCACTGCGCGGGCTTCGGCGGACAGGCCTGCCGCATGATCCTCGACCAGGATGCGGCTGAAGCCGTCGATGCCCCGCAGTGGCGCGCGCAGGTCGTGCGAGACGGCATGGCTGAAGGCCTCGAGCTCGCGATTGGCGGCCTCCAGCTGCGCCGTGCGCTGCACGACGCGCTGCTCGAGCTCCTCGTGCGCGTTGCGGCGCCGCTCCTCGGTCCGCCGCCGCTCGATCGCCGCTGCGAGGATCTCGCCGACCATGCGCAGCAGGCCGACGACCGAGTCGGGCCACTCGCGGCCCCGCGAGCTGTCGACGAAGGAAGCGAAGCCCAGCACTCTGCCGCCTTGCAGGAGCGGGACGGCCACACCGCTGAGCACGCCGCGCATCTGCAGGTATTGTCTTTCGGCCGAGTCCTCGGGCAGGTCGGCTCCGCCGTTGCGAACGACGACGGGTTCCGCGAGCTCGAATGCCTTCATCCAGCGCGGGAACGAAGGCCGCACCAGCTCGCGCGACTCGGCCACGTTGGAGTCGTCGTTCTTGTGCCAGCGATGCACCAGGCGCGTGGAGTCGGGCCTGTCCTCGGCCTCCATCCACACCCCGCAGCGATCCACGCCCAGCACCTCGCCGACTTCGCGCAGCGCCTCATCGATCGCCTTGTCGATGCGGGCGGCCGGAATCGCGATGAAGCGTGTGGACAGCAGCGTGATCAGTCGCGACAGCCGGTTGCGTTCGGCGAGCTCGGCCTCGGCCCGCTTGCGCTCGGTCACGTCGACCGCGAAGACGAGGAACCGGTCGTGCTGACCGTGAGCGAGCGCCAGGCCGAGCAGCACCGAGATGCGCGAGCCGTCGCGCCGATACATGTCCTGCTCCCAAGGATCGCAGTGCCCGGTGCGCTCGAGCTGCTCGACGGCCGCCGCGGTCAGCGGCTGGTACTCGGCCGGCGTCATCACGTCCCAGCGCATCCTGCCGCGCTCCAGATCCTCTTGGTCGTAGCCCGACACCGCCAGAGCCACATCGTTGGCCTCGTGCACGCGCCCGGTGCGATCGGCCACGAGCAGGCCGAGCACGCCGGCCTCGAGCAGACGGTTCAGGCGCGCCTCGCTGCGTTCCAGATCGCGCTGATGGCGGCGCCGCTCGAATGCATTGCGCAGCATGTCGGCGGCGAGCTGGAACAGCGGTATGAGGTCCTCGCCCCAGCTCGCCTGGAAGCCGTGGGTGGCAAAGCCGGCCCAGCCGATCAGAACGCCATCGCTGTCGCGCACCGGAAACGCGGCCAGCGAACGGACTCCGTAGCCGCGCCAGATTTCCGCTTCACGGCGGGCCTCGGGCGGCGCGGCCGACACGTCGGGCAGCCACAGCGACTCGCCATGCTCGAAGCGCGCCTTGGACCAGGAGGAGTTGCGGCTGTGCGTGATGCGCGAGCGGATCGATGGCAGGCCTGGCGCAACCCATTCGTGCGTCACCAGCCATTGGCCGGTCTCCGGCTGCAGGCTCGACAGGATCGCGCGCTCGGCGCCGGCGAATGCCGCGATGCCCTCCAGCGCGCGCTCGATCCCGGCGTCCATCTCGTCGGTGGAGAGGCCGATGAAGTCGGTGCACAGCTCGGCCATCAGTTCCTGGAAGGCCAGGTGGCGGCGGATCGCTTCCTCGTTTCCGCCGGTGTGCTCGAGCACCCGGCGGACCCACGCGCGAGTGGATTCGAGCACGCCCGTGATCGGCGTCAGAACGGTGTCGTGGTCGTTCACGCCGCCGACCCGTGAGGCTTGCCTAGCGTGAAGAAGACGATCGCGCCGCGATTGAGCTCGCCGTCGGCCCACGCCTGCCCGCCATGCATGCGGACGATGCGCTGGACGGTGGCAAGGCCGATGCCGTGGCCCTCGTACTCGTCCATGCCGTGCAGGCGCTGGAAGGCGCCGAAGAGCTTGTCGGCATACTCGGCATCGAAGCCGACGCCGTTGTCTCGTACGAAGAACGGGCCTTCGGGAGCGTCGCCGAAGCGGCCGACCTCGATCATCGTCTGCGCCCTCTGGCG
Encoded proteins:
- a CDS encoding AAA family ATPase, translating into MAGFIFGAFHLDSTNGELRRGGRPIKITGQLWSVLRCLLEKPGELIAADALATAAWAEGAASSETVGRTIRRLRSILGDTSSPPLYIESVHGRGYRFVAPVTYVPDDATAHAKAFVGRDRELLLLRRLLAQSLASSVRVALVLGDAGMGKTTLLDRFARDPGPAPDLRIGRTVCLDAGPDPEPYGALLSVLQAWLASGEEGLAELLATTAPTWAAELGLQTQPFDRQQMGSSQRMPREGVALFGALARQRPTLIFLDDVHWADSGTISVVDALSRGRDHAPLLIVCAARPHELSIRGCPAGILAGASVDAARVVSIDMSPLSPEAITTLLEAHGVVGAASPRLRRALHSLSGGHPLLACCLIDDWNDRGLIDGIAAGHLEPDIATALAPSRAQAVQHLIEHRLELLDERTVQALEAAALAGHRFDVREVVAATGDGCAEDGLFDLARRNFLIESGEVETWPDGTSARTYAFRHALLRAPLRDRIPPARRAQWQRLVCERLESGYLDDPSPVLMRLLAHAHELGDLVRILKYEVAAARTAARRLSFVAAADRLEQALAAAARLPESPSLRATKAVLIMRSAAARFFGVGATDTRIEALTAQACALGAEVGDHRTTFQSHMINAGYLMRRGRVAESFADCERLVAIAEEHEPTLRSAAYCFHGLAEGISGRFVQASALLERALALPKDAEIPADVNVERMSATYQGLVLTARGYLQQAQECFERGARVAQSEGNLVDVIDLAHNRMIEAVRREDRESAAAWSGRVLAIDTEHGFPSYVTGASIVRDWARVRMAPAVADKMRTLQLRRRASGEAWDDVVYSLLCADAWLRAGDVDQALQINEDAITSAERNGDRCFLSDVWRQRARIFVHRGGGGMRDARTMLRSAMSIAHEQDAALPEWLAAQALARCGPLRSEDERSIERARGRIEWRREQLSNSATSPAPDVRTVTTAR
- a CDS encoding DUF1566 domain-containing protein is translated as MAALTVAAAPAIAATAAEKCEAGKNGTAGKYAACMHKAQQKFVAGGQIDTAGYDEAVLVCTEKYSHKWQSLEGKADGACPSNGDESDVQDFLDACITSVEDALAGAPLLSDPVTCAGDLSTCNQDLGDCDDDLGTCAGKLGALKTGQTNCYTNAGTIIPCAGTGQDGEYQAGVAHSFTDNGDGTITDNITGLMWEKLSDDGTVHDKDNTYPGTDPFSKITALNGASFAGYTDWRLPNRAELLTLVNLGTSHPATFGAFNLCSVGCSFLDPGCSCTPFQAHWSSTTQHTGPVNWWYVHFADGGVSTTSKGFANPVRAVRGGL
- a CDS encoding GAF domain-containing protein; the encoded protein is MNDHDTVLTPITGVLESTRAWVRRVLEHTGGNEEAIRRHLAFQELMAELCTDFIGLSTDEMDAGIERALEGIAAFAGAERAILSSLQPETGQWLVTHEWVAPGLPSIRSRITHSRNSSWSKARFEHGESLWLPDVSAAPPEARREAEIWRGYGVRSLAAFPVRDSDGVLIGWAGFATHGFQASWGEDLIPLFQLAADMLRNAFERRRHQRDLERSEARLNRLLEAGVLGLLVADRTGRVHEANDVALAVSGYDQEDLERGRMRWDVMTPAEYQPLTAAAVEQLERTGHCDPWEQDMYRRDGSRISVLLGLALAHGQHDRFLVFAVDVTERKRAEAELAERNRLSRLITLLSTRFIAIPAARIDKAIDEALREVGEVLGVDRCGVWMEAEDRPDSTRLVHRWHKNDDSNVAESRELVRPSFPRWMKAFELAEPVVVRNGGADLPEDSAERQYLQMRGVLSGVAVPLLQGGRVLGFASFVDSSRGREWPDSVVGLLRMVGEILAAAIERRRTEERRRNAHEELEQRVVQRTAQLEAANRELEAFSHAVSHDLRAPLRGIDGFSRILVEDHAAGLSAEARAVLERVRATCQRMGELIDALLTLSRIARSEPRRESVDLSAIARSLADALAASEPQRRVEFVIEPDLRVEGEPRLLEVLLDNLLRNSWKFTGTHDSARIELASVQVGDERVFYVRDDGVGFDPSQASRLFTPFQRLHSPREFEGHGVGLATVKRIVGIHGGRVWAEGAADQGATIYFTLGHKT